The region TTTACTGGAGTCTTGAAAGGAGGTCCAATCATGATTCAACAAGAAACACGTTTAAGAGTTGCTGATAACTCTGGTGCAAAGGAATTATTAGCAATTAAAATTTTAGGTGGTTCTCACAAAAAAACTGGTAACATCGGTGATGTTATTGTTGCTACAGTTAAGTCAGCAGCGCCAGGTGGAGTTGTAAAAAAAGGTGATGTAGTTAAAGCAGTAATCGTCCGTACGAAAACTGGAGCTCGTCGTGCTGATGGATCATATATTAAATTTGATGAAAATGCAGCAGTTATTATTAAAGACGATAAATCTCCACGTGGTACTCGTATCTTCGGACCAGTAGCTCGTGAATTACGCGATAAAGAATTTATGCGTATTGTTTCATTAGCTCCAGAAGTTCTTTAATTAACACTTAATCCGTAAGATTAGGAGGTGCACATTATGCATATTAAAACTGGAGATAAAGTAGTAGTTATTTCAGGTAAAGATAAAGGTAAAGAAGGTGTTGTTCTTTCAGCTCAACCATCAACTAACAAAGTAACTGTTGAAGGTGTGAATGTTGTTAAGAAACACGTACGTCCTTCTCAAATGAACCCAGATGGTGGTATTGTTGAATTTGAAGCACCAATCCATGCATCTAACGTAATGATCGTAGATCCAAAGAGTGGAAAACCAACACGCGTAGGATTTAAATTCGTTGACGGTAAAAAAGTACGCTTCGCTAAAAAATCTGGTGAAGTTTTATAATAAAGTTTAACAACGAAGGGAGGTAAACCTACATGAATCGTTTACGTCAAAAATATGAAAATGAAATTAAAAACTCAATGGTTGAAAAATTCGGTTATAAATCAGTAATGGAAATTCCTAATATTGATAAAATCGTAATCAACATGGGTATCGGAGAAGCTGTAAGCAACTCTAAAGTATTAGATGAGGCTGTTGCTGAATTAGCGTTAATCACTGGTCAAAAACCAGTTGTTACACGTGCTAAAAAATCAATCGCTGGATTCCGTCTACGTGAAGGAATGCCAATCGGATGTAAAGTTACATTACGTGGTGAGCGTATGTATGATTTCTTAGATAAATTAGTATCAATCTCGTTACCTCGTGTACGTGACTTCCGCGGTGTTTCTAAAAAATCGTTTGATGGACGTGGAAACTATACATTAGGTGTTAAAGAACAATTAATTTTCCCTGAAATCGATTTTGATAAAGTAAGTAAAGTTCGCGGAATGGATATCGTTGTAGTTACAACTGCTAACACAGATGAAGAAGCTCGTGAGTTGTTAACTCAATTAGGGATGCCATTTCAAAAATAATTGATGAAAGGAGGCGTCAATCATGGCTAAAAAATCTATGATTATCAAACAACAGCGTAAACAAAAATTCGAAGTACGTGAATATACACGTTGCGAGCGTTGTGGTCGTCCACACTCTGTCTTACGCAAATTCAAATTATGCCGTATTTGCTTCCGTGAATTAGCATATAAAGGACAAATTCCAGGTGTTAAAAAAGCAAGCTGGTAATAAACTTAATTCTCTATAAACGGGAAGGAGGAAAAATAAATGGTAATGACAGATCCAATTGCAGATATGTTAACACGTATTCGTAACGCAAACCAAATGCGTCATGAAGTGGTTGAGATGCCAGCTTCAAAAATGAAACGTGAAGTATTAGAATTATTAAAGCGTGAAGGTTTCGTTCGCGATGTAGAATATATTGAAGATAATAAACAAGGTGTTTTACGTGTTGCTTTAAAATACGGTAAAAACAACGAACGTGTTATCACAGGATTAAAACGTATCTCTAAACCAGGTTTACGTGTATACGTTAAAAATACAGAGGTTCCTAAAGTATTAAATGGATTAGGTATCGCTATCCTTTCTACTTCTAAAGGAATCATGACTGATAAAGAAGCTCGTCAACAACAAGTTGGTGGAGAAGTATTAGCATACGTTTGGTAATAACAAAGACAGGAGGTGTACATTAATGTCTCGTATTGGTAATAAACCAGTAGCATTACCTTCTGGTGTTGAAGTAATTGTTGCTGAAAATAACTTAGTTACTGTAAAAGGACCTAAAGGGGAACTTACACGTACATTTAACTCAAACATGCAATTTAATGTTGAAGGGAACGAAGTAACTGTAGTTCGTCCTGACGATCAAAAAACTAATAAAATGTTACACGGAACAACTCGTGCTTTATTAAATAACATGGTTGTTGGTGTTTCAGAAGGATTCACTCGTGAATTAGAAATTATCGGGGTTGGATACCGTGCTCAAAAACAAGGAGAAAAACTTGTATTAAGTGCTGGATATTCTCACCCAGTAGAAATGGAAGCACCAGCAGGTGTGACTGTTGAAGTACCTAACAATACAACTGTAGTTGTTAAAGGTATCGATAAACAAGTAGTTGGAGAATTCGCAGCTAATATCCGTGCGGTACGTGCTCCAGAACCTTATAAAGGAAAAGGTATCCGTTATAAAGGTGAACAAGTACGCCGTAAAGAAGGTAAAAAAGCTAAAAAATAATTCGAAAGGGGTGGCCTGAATGATTAAGAAAGTATCACGTAATGAGTTACGTAAACAAAGACATTATCGTGTACGTGCTAAAGTTACAGGAACTGCAGAGCGCCCACGCTTAAATGTTTTCCGCTCTAGCAAACACATTTATGCGCAAATCATTGACGATGTAACTGGTACTACATTAGTTAGTGCATCAACTTTAGATAAAGATTTAAATATCGCTTCTACAGGAAATGTTGAAGCAGCTAAAGCAGTTGGAGCAGCAGTTGCAAAACGCGCTTCAGAAAAAAATATCACAGCAGTTGTTTTCGACCGTGGAGGATATATCTATCACGGACGTGTTGCAGCATTAGCTGAAGCAGCTCGTGAAAATGGATTACAATTCTAATTTAGAAGGAGGGACAAAGATGCGTCAAATCATTGACCCTAGTAACTTAACACTTGAAGAACGTGTTGTTACTATTAATCGTGTAACAAAAGTAGTTAAAGGTGGACGTCGTTTCCGTTTTGCTGCTCTAGTTGTTGTCGGTGACAAAAATGGTCACGTAGGTTTCGGTACTGGTAAAGCTCAAGAAGTACCAGAAGCAATTAAAAAAGCAGTTGAAAGTGCTAAAAAGAACTTAATCTATGTACCTATCGTTGGAACTACAATTCCTCACCAAATCACTGGTGAATTCGGTTCAGGTAGCGTATTATTAAAACCTGCTTCTGCCGGTACTGGAGTTATCGCTGGTGGACCTGTACGTAACGTATTAGAGTTAGCTGGAGTACAAGATATCCTATCAAAATCTTTAGGATCTAACACACCAATCAACATGGTGCGTGCAACAATCAACGGTTTAGAAAATTTAAAAACAGTTGAACGTGTAGCTGAATTACGCGGTAAAACTGTTGAAGAAATCTTAGGATAAGGAGGGAACTCCAATGGCTAAAGAATTACACATTACTTTAACACGTAGTGTAATCGGTCAAAATGAATCTCAACGTGCAACAGTTCAAGCTCTTGGTTTACGTAAAATGAATCAAACAGTTGTTAAAGCTGACAACGTAGCTGTTCGCGGTATGATTAATAAAGTATCTCATTTAGTGACTGTAGAAGAGAAATAATCAAAGGAGGTGACTTTCGGTGAAATTACATGAGTTAACTTATACTGAAGGGTCTCGTAAAGATAGAAAACGTATCGGTCGTGGTCACGGTTCTGGTCAAGGTAAAACTGCAGGTAAAGGACACAAAGGACAAAACGCTCGTTCAGGTGGTGGAGTTCGTATCGGATTCGAAGGTGGTCAAACTCCTTTATTCCGTCGTTTACCAAAACGTGGATTTACAAACATTAACCGTAAAGAGTACGCTATCGTTAATTTAGATCAATTAAATAAATTCGAAGACGGAACAATTGTTACTGCAGAACTTTTATTAGAAACTGGAGTAATCAAAAAATTACATTCTGGGGTTAAAGTTTTAGGACAAGGACAATTAGAGAAGAAATTAACTGTTAAAGCAGCTAAATTCTCAAAAACAGCAGAAGAACGTATTGGAGCTCTAGGTGGATCAATCGAGGTGGTATAATGGCTACTTTCAGTAAAATATGGAAGAACGCTGATTTACGAAAAAGGATTCTATTTACGTTAATGATTTTTATCGTTTATCGTTTAGGATCTTATATTCCTGTGCCAACCATCAACACTTCTGTGTTAGAAGCCTCTGCTCAAACTCCTATGCTTGGGTTTATTGATACATTAAGTGGAGGGGCATTAAAACGATTTTCATTGTTTGCAATGTCTATCTCTCCTTATATTACTGCATCAATTATTATTCAGTTGCTTCAAATGGATGTTATCCCTATTTTGTCTGAATGGGCAAAAGAAGGTGAAACTGGTAAGCGTAAGTTAAATCAATTAACACGCTATGTCACGTTAGTACTTGCCTTTGTACAAGCTATTACAATGGCAATTGGTTTCGACTTAATGTATGGAGGAGTTTTATTAGAAAGTCATTCTATTTTAACTTATCTATATATCGCTCTAACGATGACAGCAGGTACTGCTGTTATGATTTTCCTTGCTGATCAAATAACTAGCAAGGGAATTGGTAATGGTACATCAATGATTATCGTGGCAGGTATTTTATCTCGTGTTCCATATATGCTAAACGATTTATACACGAAATACTTGGTAAATATAACACTTTCAAATGTATTAGCATTTATTTCAGTGCTTGCACTATTGCTTTTAACAATTATTGCTGTTATATATTTACAAAGCGCAACTAGAAAATTACCAATTCAATATGCAAATAGACATAATTCAGCTCAGTTATCAGGACGAAAAGATTCATTTATCCCATTGAAGTTAAATTCAGCAGGTGTAATTCCAGTAATCTTCTCGGTTTCATTAGTGAGTTTACCGTTAACTGTAGTATCGTTTCTTCCTGAATCAGGAGTTACGAAATGGATTACAACAATTTTTGACTACACACAACCAATTGGATTTATTTTATATGTTGTATTAATCGTTGCTTTCACTTACTTCTACGCTTTCGTACAAGTAAGTCCTGAAAAAGTGGCTGAAAACCTTAAAAAACAAGGATCTTATATTCCAGGCGTTCGTCCGGGTGCGGATACTGAAGAATATCTATCTAAAGTATTATCACGTATCACTTTTATTGGAGCTATTTATCTAGTTGTTATTGCGGGTCTACCAATCTTATTTGGCGCAATCACTGATTTACCTAGTAGTGTAGAAATTGGTGGTACTAGCTTACTGATTGTTGTAGGAGTTGCAATTGAAACTGCTAAGCAAATCCAAACAAAAACAATGGATCAAAAATATAGAGGATTCATCAAATAATCGAGGTGATATGATGAAAATCGTATTTATGGGGCCTCCAGGTGCTGGTAAAGGTACTCAAGCAGAAAAAATTATTGAAACTTATCAAATTCCACATATCTCAACTGGTGATATGTTTAGGAAAGCGATAAAAGACCAAACTGAATTAGGTATGGAAGCTAAACGTTACATGGATCAAGGTGCACTTGTACCTGACCATGTTACAATTGGTATAGTAAAGGATCGCTTGTCTGAATCAGATTGCAAGTCGGGATTCCTGTTAGATGGTTTTCCACGAACAGTAGATCAGGCAAAAGCCTTAGATGAAATACTGACTTCGCTTGATTCAAAGATTGATTATGTAATTAATATTGATGTTGATTTAAATATTCTTAAAGAGCGCTTAACAGGACGTCGTATTTGTCGTTCTTGTGGAGCAACTTATCATAAAATCTTCAATCCATCTGCAGTTGAGGGTGTTTGCGACAAATGTGGTGGCGAATTATATCAACGTAAAGATGATAATGAAGAAACGGTTGGTAATCGCTTAGATGTTTACGTTAATCAAACTAAACCATTATTAGATTATTACTCTTTAGCAGGAAATCTTGTTAATATTAATGGTCAGCAATCAATTGATCTTGTATTTGAAGAGATTCAAAACGTACTCGGAGGCAATAATTAATGATTATTTGTAAGACTCCACGCGAAATTGAAATTATGCGAGAAGCTGGGCGTATTGTTGCTTTGGCTCATCATGAGGTCCAAAAACACATTAAACCTGGCGTAACAACAAAACATTTAGATAAAATTGTTGAGGATGTTATTCGCAGTCAAGGCGCTATACCTTCTTTTAAAGGTTATCATGGATTCCCTGCAAGTATTTGTGCATCAGTTAATGATGAGCTTGTACATGGTATACCAGGAAATCGTGTACTAAAAGAAGGAGATATTATCTCAATTGACATTGGTGCAAAATATAATGGATACCACGGAGATTCAGCTTGGACTTATCCAGTTGGTAAAATCTCAGATGAAGCTCAACATTTACTTGATGTTACAAAAGAATCATTATTTATCGGTTTAGAATTTGCAAAAGCGAATAATCGTTTATCTGATATTTCTCATGCGATTCAAACGTATGTAGAATCTCATAATTATTCAATTGTTCGTGAGTATGCGGGTCATGGTGTCGGTCAAGATCTCCATGAAGATCCTTCTATTCCACATTACGGACCTCCAGGACGAGGACCAAGATTGAAAACAGGTATGACTTTAGCTATTGAACCTATGGTTAATTTTGGTGAGAGATACGTTCGTACTCTTGCTGATAATTGGACTGTAGTAACAAGAGATAAGAGTATCTGTGCTCATTTTGAACATACTGTTGTCATCACTGACGATGGATATGAAATATTAACTAAGTTATAAAGATAAGGAGGCATAATCAATGGCTAAGCAAGACGTTATTGAAGTAGAAGCTACCGTTATCGATAATTTGCCAAATGCTATGTTTAAAGTAGAATTAGAAAATGGTCATCAATTAATAGCTCACGTTTCTGGTAAAATCCGTATGAACTTCATTCGTATTTTACCAGGTGATAAAGTAACAGTAGAATTATCTCCTTATGATTTAACACGTGGGCGCATTACATATCGTCATAAATAGAGACTCCGATATAATCAAAAATGAGGAGGTTTTAATTCATGAAAGTAAGACCATCTGTAAAACCTATCTGCGATAAATGTAAAGTTATTCGCCGTAAAGGTAAAGTAATGGTAATTTGTGAAAATCCAAAACATAAACAAAAACAAGGATAAGCTTTAGGAGGTGCAATGTATGGCACGTATTGCTGGTATCGATATTCCTCGCGATAAACGCGTTGTAATTTCATTAACATACATCTACGGAATCGGTAAACCAACAGCTCAACAAATTTTAGCTGCAGCTGGTGTATCTGAAGATACACGTGTACGCGATTTAACTGAAGATGAGTTAAACCGTATTCGTACTGAAGTAGATAAATTAAAAGTAGAAGGTGACTTACGTCGTGAAATCTCATTAAACATCAAACGTTTAATGGAAATTGCGTCATTCCGTGGTGTTCGCCACCGTCGTAGCTTACCAGTACGCGGACAAAACACTAAAAATAATGCGCGTACTCGTAAAGGTCCACGTAAAACAGTTGCTAATAAGAAAAAATAGTTAGGAGGGTCATC is a window of Turicibacter sanguinis DNA encoding:
- the rplN gene encoding 50S ribosomal protein L14; the protein is MIQQETRLRVADNSGAKELLAIKILGGSHKKTGNIGDVIVATVKSAAPGGVVKKGDVVKAVIVRTKTGARRADGSYIKFDENAAVIIKDDKSPRGTRIFGPVARELRDKEFMRIVSLAPEVL
- the rplX gene encoding 50S ribosomal protein L24, with amino-acid sequence MHIKTGDKVVVISGKDKGKEGVVLSAQPSTNKVTVEGVNVVKKHVRPSQMNPDGGIVEFEAPIHASNVMIVDPKSGKPTRVGFKFVDGKKVRFAKKSGEVL
- the rplE gene encoding 50S ribosomal protein L5; the protein is MNRLRQKYENEIKNSMVEKFGYKSVMEIPNIDKIVINMGIGEAVSNSKVLDEAVAELALITGQKPVVTRAKKSIAGFRLREGMPIGCKVTLRGERMYDFLDKLVSISLPRVRDFRGVSKKSFDGRGNYTLGVKEQLIFPEIDFDKVSKVRGMDIVVVTTANTDEEARELLTQLGMPFQK
- a CDS encoding type Z 30S ribosomal protein S14 encodes the protein MAKKSMIIKQQRKQKFEVREYTRCERCGRPHSVLRKFKLCRICFRELAYKGQIPGVKKASW
- the rpsH gene encoding 30S ribosomal protein S8; the protein is MVMTDPIADMLTRIRNANQMRHEVVEMPASKMKREVLELLKREGFVRDVEYIEDNKQGVLRVALKYGKNNERVITGLKRISKPGLRVYVKNTEVPKVLNGLGIAILSTSKGIMTDKEARQQQVGGEVLAYVW
- the rplF gene encoding 50S ribosomal protein L6 produces the protein MSRIGNKPVALPSGVEVIVAENNLVTVKGPKGELTRTFNSNMQFNVEGNEVTVVRPDDQKTNKMLHGTTRALLNNMVVGVSEGFTRELEIIGVGYRAQKQGEKLVLSAGYSHPVEMEAPAGVTVEVPNNTTVVVKGIDKQVVGEFAANIRAVRAPEPYKGKGIRYKGEQVRRKEGKKAKK
- the rplR gene encoding 50S ribosomal protein L18; amino-acid sequence: MIKKVSRNELRKQRHYRVRAKVTGTAERPRLNVFRSSKHIYAQIIDDVTGTTLVSASTLDKDLNIASTGNVEAAKAVGAAVAKRASEKNITAVVFDRGGYIYHGRVAALAEAARENGLQF
- the rpsE gene encoding 30S ribosomal protein S5, with product MRQIIDPSNLTLEERVVTINRVTKVVKGGRRFRFAALVVVGDKNGHVGFGTGKAQEVPEAIKKAVESAKKNLIYVPIVGTTIPHQITGEFGSGSVLLKPASAGTGVIAGGPVRNVLELAGVQDILSKSLGSNTPINMVRATINGLENLKTVERVAELRGKTVEEILG
- the rpmD gene encoding 50S ribosomal protein L30 → MAKELHITLTRSVIGQNESQRATVQALGLRKMNQTVVKADNVAVRGMINKVSHLVTVEEK
- the rplO gene encoding 50S ribosomal protein L15, which encodes MKLHELTYTEGSRKDRKRIGRGHGSGQGKTAGKGHKGQNARSGGGVRIGFEGGQTPLFRRLPKRGFTNINRKEYAIVNLDQLNKFEDGTIVTAELLLETGVIKKLHSGVKVLGQGQLEKKLTVKAAKFSKTAEERIGALGGSIEVV
- the secY gene encoding preprotein translocase subunit SecY, with the protein product MATFSKIWKNADLRKRILFTLMIFIVYRLGSYIPVPTINTSVLEASAQTPMLGFIDTLSGGALKRFSLFAMSISPYITASIIIQLLQMDVIPILSEWAKEGETGKRKLNQLTRYVTLVLAFVQAITMAIGFDLMYGGVLLESHSILTYLYIALTMTAGTAVMIFLADQITSKGIGNGTSMIIVAGILSRVPYMLNDLYTKYLVNITLSNVLAFISVLALLLLTIIAVIYLQSATRKLPIQYANRHNSAQLSGRKDSFIPLKLNSAGVIPVIFSVSLVSLPLTVVSFLPESGVTKWITTIFDYTQPIGFILYVVLIVAFTYFYAFVQVSPEKVAENLKKQGSYIPGVRPGADTEEYLSKVLSRITFIGAIYLVVIAGLPILFGAITDLPSSVEIGGTSLLIVVGVAIETAKQIQTKTMDQKYRGFIK
- a CDS encoding adenylate kinase, encoding MKIVFMGPPGAGKGTQAEKIIETYQIPHISTGDMFRKAIKDQTELGMEAKRYMDQGALVPDHVTIGIVKDRLSESDCKSGFLLDGFPRTVDQAKALDEILTSLDSKIDYVINIDVDLNILKERLTGRRICRSCGATYHKIFNPSAVEGVCDKCGGELYQRKDDNEETVGNRLDVYVNQTKPLLDYYSLAGNLVNINGQQSIDLVFEEIQNVLGGNN
- the map gene encoding type I methionyl aminopeptidase, with the protein product MIICKTPREIEIMREAGRIVALAHHEVQKHIKPGVTTKHLDKIVEDVIRSQGAIPSFKGYHGFPASICASVNDELVHGIPGNRVLKEGDIISIDIGAKYNGYHGDSAWTYPVGKISDEAQHLLDVTKESLFIGLEFAKANNRLSDISHAIQTYVESHNYSIVREYAGHGVGQDLHEDPSIPHYGPPGRGPRLKTGMTLAIEPMVNFGERYVRTLADNWTVVTRDKSICAHFEHTVVITDDGYEILTKL
- the infA gene encoding translation initiation factor IF-1 — encoded protein: MAKQDVIEVEATVIDNLPNAMFKVELENGHQLIAHVSGKIRMNFIRILPGDKVTVELSPYDLTRGRITYRHK
- the rpmJ gene encoding 50S ribosomal protein L36, with protein sequence MKVRPSVKPICDKCKVIRRKGKVMVICENPKHKQKQG
- the rpsM gene encoding 30S ribosomal protein S13, whose protein sequence is MARIAGIDIPRDKRVVISLTYIYGIGKPTAQQILAAAGVSEDTRVRDLTEDELNRIRTEVDKLKVEGDLRREISLNIKRLMEIASFRGVRHRRSLPVRGQNTKNNARTRKGPRKTVANKKK